The following DNA comes from Brassica oleracea var. oleracea cultivar TO1000 chromosome C5, BOL, whole genome shotgun sequence.
GTGTTTATGTATCCTCTGCCCAAAACTTAAAACATGTGCTCATTTCATTTTCTTTAAACGTATATAAAAGTATATCAAAACGTATTTCTAAAGATTTGATGCCCAAAGCCACAGGTTCTTTTAGATGTATGCTAGACCGGTAAGAAAGGATGGTATCTCCATCTGTTCTGGTTCTGTATATTTGTTGGAATGCACACCATTTGGTATGGAAATTTGCATTACATGATTTGTTAGACAACAAAAAACATGTTTTCAAATCTATAGATAAAGGTATGACCGTATGAGAGTATGCATACATAGCCAACTTGGAGTTCTGACCAGCTAGCCTAATAATAATAACCTTTTACCAAACAAATGATCTCAACAAAGAGAAAATCAGACACTTACCTGATGTTCCAGGGAAAAGCGGTAACGAGGAATAATGCGCATAAAGAAATATGCAACGAGTTATCAGAAAGAGTATCATTACATAAAAGAATGAAACCGAGACCAAATGTTAGATAACACTCTGAAGAAATGAAAAGGCTGCGGCAAAGCAATCGTGGGTCCAATAATACTTATTCAAGTTATTGAAACCAGATCAAATGTTCCAGATTAAGAAGAACATAAAGCAAAAGGAAGAAAATACTTTATATTTCCTCTGTTCCGAAAGTAAGATTTTCTAGAGTATGCATGCTTATTAAAAATTTAAATATTTATAATTTAATTTATTTTTTACTTTATTATACACTTTCCAATAACTTTTCACCAATGAAATTTAATCAATTCAAATATTCTCAATTAATGTTCCTCAAAAGTATAAAAAAATACCTTAACAATATAGAAAATCTATCTTTGTGGAACAAGAAAAAAATCTAAAACATCTTACTTTCGGGAACGAAGGTAGTATATGGTAGGAAATAAAATAAGGTAATTGTATGCTTAGGCTTTGCAAAATTGGGATTATATAGTATAAAATCCCATTTAGAAATTCATTAATAAAATTTATTTGTGTTTATTAATTTATAGAAGTTTTATTGTTACATACCGGTTATATCATTAACCAATTTTGACCTTTAATTTTGGCAAACAGCTTAATTCCAACTCGATTTACATTCCATTTGTTTATTTTTTAGGGAACATCATTAATCCTCTTATCGTTTCGATTTGGTTTATTTAAATTTGGTTCGGTTTTGGTTTGAATCATTCATGCTTTGGTCCGCTTTGACAACTCTCTATCATAAATCAGAAGATTGAAAAAACAACAAATGAAAATGACTAAATTCTACAGATAATTGTTAGTATGTTCTGATAGGAAATTAAAAAAAAAACAAAAAGGCAAAAAAACAAAAGCTACAATTACGACGTTATCTTTTGTTTGTAATTAACAGCAGAAAAAACATAAACCAATGCATTCAAAGTGCTTAAACCGGCCAGTAACCAGAAGAAGTAATCAAGATGTCCCTCGTTAAGATCATCCGTAATCCACCCATCTCCACCGTCCTTGGTCGTGAAATACGTCACCACCGTGAGGATTAACGAGCTCAAGTAACTCCCCAACGCATTAGCCAGTAGTCCCAACGCACTACACACACTCCTCATCGAGTCTGGTGACTGACCATAAAAGAACTCAAGCTGTCCTACAAAGTAAAAAACCTCTGCTGCACCAAATATAAATATCTGCGGAACCTGCCAAAACACGGTTAAAGAAGCGTCGGTTCCGGTTTCCGCCATACCGAGCCGAACCATCTCAACCACGGCTGCTGTTGCTATACCGAAGATAGAAATGAAAAGACCTATTCCCATTCGTTGAAGCACGGTGAAACCATTGTCGGAACTTGTGAGAAGTTTAGTGACCGGGACGTTGAACCGGTCGTAGAGTGGGACCCAGATGAGGACAGTGATGCAGTCGAAGACCCCGAGAGTCGCTGGAGGGATCTTGAAAGAGCCGATGTTGCAGTTCATGGCTCTTCCTTGTTGGACAAACATGGTGGTTGCTTGAGCGTAGAGAGATGAGAAGATGATACCTGAAGCCCATATGGGAAGCATTCGGATAAGAATCTTGACTTCTTCGACATGTGTAACGGTGCATAGGCTCCACGGATTGAAAAACTCTAAGGAGTTTGCTTCTTCTAATGATAAAACAGCAGCTTTATCAAGATACCTGCATGGACATTGTATACTGGAGTTATGTCTGAACAAAACGGGTCTGAGATTTATAGGACCATAAATTTTTTAGTTTAATCTTAAATTAAAAAAAAAAAAAAATTGACAATTTAGATTTCGAATGTAACTATGCATAATATTTTTGTAAAAATCTAGGAGCCGATGCCAATGTTTCATTTGAGTGTATAACTCTAAGGATCTTGCTCCATATACATTCGCCTCGACTCCAGGTAAAATGTTTCATTTGGTTGTGCCCAGAACCGGCCTTATACAAACCGAACCAAATGAATGATAAGCAGAGAAAAGGATTACTTGTAATCATCTGTATGCTCGAGTTTCCTACTTGCAACGATCAGCTCTTGTGTTTCAGTTTCATACAGAAGTGTTGTGTCTTCAGGGACTTTGAGATTGGTCTTACGAAATGAAGCGACAAGAACTTGGCAAATCCTTGTGATGGGACTACCTTTAGGTTTCTGAAACCTGTAAAGAGGAGTGCCAAAGAAGAAACTGATGATAGCTAATCCCATGAACACAGTTGGTATCCCGAAACCTAACCCCCAGCCGATATTCTCCTGAACCAACACAAGGAGGAAGGATCCAAACGCACCGGTATTGATGCAGAAGTAGAACCAGTTGAAGAAAGAAGACTTTCTAACACGTTCATTCGGGTCCCTGTCGTCAAACTGATCAGCACCAAAGGAGGAGACGCACGGTTTGATTCCCCCGGTGCCAAGAGCTATAAGGTAAAGCCCGAGAAAGAAGGTTAAGTACTGAGGTGTGGTTGGTGATGGGCAGAAGTCTCCGATGCAGTCGGAGGGTTTCAGATATGGAACTGTTGCGGAGAGAGTCAGAGCAGACATTCCCTAAACATCAAGAAAGACCAAAACAGAGTTCAAGAACAACAAAAAAGAGGGATCTAGCATATGCTTGTAAAAGGTGAGACTTACGATGAAATAAATGGAGGAGAAAGAAGCAATGGTCCAGTATCTACCCCAGTAAGCGTCAGCTAAGACAGCTCCAATGAGAGAAGTGATGTAACAAGTTCCTTGCCATGTCGTGACGTTTCTAGCGGCGGAAACGTTTCCTTGGTGGAGTTCAGCGGTGAGATAAGTAATGAGATTAATAGCAATACCGTAGTAAGCCAACCGCTCACAACATTCGTTGCCTGCGCATTTTACAGAGACGAGAAATCAAAAAGAAAAAAAAAAGCTAAGAAAACAGAAGTAAGTTAAAAAAAAAGTGTTGACCTAGAATAAAAGGACAAGCTTTCCAGTTTCCAGTTCTGTGCTTTAACGGTGGATTTCCATTGATGTCGACGGAACCATCTTCTGCATATAGTTTGAGTTCCTCCTGTTCAATTTGGAAGATGTAATCGAGTTTTTTTAACACACAATAATCTAACTTAATTTGTCATAATATGGTAAGAGTAAGTAGAATTAAAGAGAAAAAAAATCAGCAAAGTAATTAGGAACTGGTGCCAATATCCACAAGATATCATATAGCATTAACCATAATCCACAATACAGAGAACAAAAAAATACACCAAAACCATTTACAACTTATTTTAACTGAACCAGCAAGCAAACAAAACAATGGTAACCTAATAAACAGATTAAAAGTTCGAGAAGTACAATTTACAAGGAGAACTCGAACCTGTATTAAACCTTGTTCGATGAGTAATTGCTCTTCTTCTACGGAACCCATTGTTTTTTTTTCTTCTCTCAGAGAACCTTTGATGATTACTCGATCGATCCATTTCAAAAAGTCGTGTTGTAATCATTATTATATGACAGCAGGTATTAATATTTATAAAACATTGACCGTTGAGAAAGCGACAGGTGTTAAAGAGAATCTCTCAAAAGCGTCTTTTTTTTTGCTGTACTTTTCCTCCTTTTTTTTTGTTTCTATGTTGATGTCTTCGGTCATGAATGGAAGGGCAGGACAACTCCAATTCTCCTGCACGTACAGTTCTTCTGCAGTACATTCAACATTCATGTTTTTTCTGTTTGCAAAAGCAGTTTAAACGGAAGATATGCATGCAGTTCAATATTTTTGTTTTTTTGTGGAAAAAACGGAAATGCTGATCTCATCCGCTAACATTTGGTGGTGTTGATCTGCTTTTTTTTTCTTTTTGATAATAAATAATTTTGTTACAAACACTTAACTTTAAAATATATTTATCTGATTTTATAAATAATGTATAATGATTAGCTCAAACTATATAGTTTACACTAATATTGTTTATGTTGTTTTAAAATTATAAGCATGACGTTCAATCGCCGACAAAACACAACATTTTCGAAGGAAGAAGAAATAAATCTTCCTATATAAATATCAACAAGGATAAGTAGTTAATATTTTTTTTATGTTTTAAAATAGTTAGTATATAGGTAAATGATTGAAATTTTGTAAATCTATTGAGAGAAGACAATTTTAAATGAAATCTTAACCGAAAACGTGTATTTATTGAATTATACGATCAAATAATTTTCATGACTAATTACCTTTTCAAATATCTTACACCCACTGGTAGAGAGTTTTCCGGTGGTAAATTTAACCAAAAGTTCAATATTAGTGTAACTTACGGGTTCTCTCAAGAAAATCTTGATCGCCTAAAAAAAAAATAAAAGAAATATAAGTATCTTATAAAACATTTACAGGCATTTCGACCGATCCTATAACATCTAAGATATTTGTTTAGATATCTAGGTGTAATTTTTATTGTTTTAATATATGATCTATAGTTTTGAACTGATTTTGTTATTCATAAGTTATAATAAATTATTTGATCGGTTTGATCTGTTTTTCTCGTGCATGATCTGCATCACGTTTGATCTGCACGATCTTCTTAATATGTCCCACTTTGATATGTCCCACTTGAACGGTCTTTACTATTCTTTACTATTCGAAGCCTTGATGAAACTGTGTAATCTCACGGATACATGGTAATTTTAGTGATGACATGTAACCCACGTCCTTAAATATCTCTTTTGTCCCATATATTTATTTTTGTTTACATATACTTCCCTTCTTCGACTCATTAGGCTAGAACGAGGAGGTTAAATGCCTAAGCCTGCGGATCCATTCCGATTAAGACCGGGTTGGTTTACTCGGATTCAGATCATCCTAGTCCATGATGAAGAACAGCAGTTCAAAGTGATCTTGAAGTTTCACCAAATCAAATTGGTCCACAACTAATAAACATTTTTGCTTGCTTAATTTCAAAGAGATGTAGTAAAAATTTAAGTGAAACCCAGTTCACACTTCACAAAAGCATCAGCAGCATAGTTCAATAAACGATAAATATTTCATAAATGCTCACGTCTGGACAAAACTGTGGCTTTGTTTGTGTGTTTTCACTTCTTCTGCTGAGTTTGTTGATTTCCAGAGGTTTCTGTCTCTGCAACGAGACGAGCACTTTCCTTTTCAAAGAAATCGAATTCTTGAAGAATCTTAGCGAGCTTTGTGGCGTTGTCTTCTTTAATGTTTGCAGGGACCTTCTCTTCGTACCCAGACACACTCATCATCTTCTGCAACTTCTCCTTTTGTCTGATGAAACGAGAAATCAAATGGTCAAACGAGACCTACGTTCAGACAAAAAAATTTGTTTTGATTTAGTTACGAGTTTAGGGGATTTACTTTTGTAGTTCGTCAATCTTGTTTCTGATCTTTTCTTGCTCAGCCTCTGTGTTAATGGCTCTGTCCACTTTGAGATACACCTTAAGGTTCTCGTTCACTGTCTCAACTACAGATCCAGCTGGGGCTGCGTGTTCTCCTTTTAACAGAACCTATACCAAAATCACTCAGAAAAGAAACACAAAAAAAGTAGAGAAACCATAACCAAAGGTGGACTTGTCTTACCTCTAACGACGATAGATTTGCAAGTGTTCTAATATCTAACTCGTGAGATTTTACAATTTCAGATGTTACGTTGTTTTCACACAGAGCAAAGGCCGGTAACCTGAGACAAAAAAAATGTAAACAACGAATGCAGGATGGTTATAAAAATGTCTCGAAGTGTAGCTCGAATGGGACATTTAATTAAGATACTCAGACCTTTCATTTTTCTGTTTCTCTAGCAACTCTGCACGGAGTGCTCTCAGGCACTTCACGCTCGCTAGAACGGTTTCCATTTCGGTCTCCACTTTTTCATTTGTCCAATTCTGAGCTCACGACATCAAACATCAGAAGAAAAGAGTTTTAAAAACCGAATAAACAATGAGAGAAAAGTCACTAAGAAGATCTTACAAACCTCTATAGCAGAGGGGTAATCACATATCATGATAGACGCCTTTCTTTCAGAGTTTTTGGGTGAAGGCAGACGTTGCCATAGCTCTTCAGTAACAAAAGGCATCAGAGGGTGAAGCAGTCTCAAGCCAGTCTCCAACGATGCCCAGAGAGCATGCTGTGCATGAGCCCTCTCTGAAGCAAACGCTGGATTGTCACCAGCAAAGTAAGGCTTGATAGCTTCAATGTACACATCACAGAACTGATATTGCCACCATGCATATACTGTGTTGGCTGCATCCGAGAACTCAAATGCGTTCAGTGAATCCACCGTCTTTGATATTGCTTTATTTAGTACAGAGAGAATCCATTGGCAGCTGAATGGCATCGTTTCGGGGATTAGAGTCAGCGGAGGGGAATAAGCATCGCCAAGCCTCATCATCGCGAATCTGACAGCGTTCCAAAGCTTGTTACACCATTGACGGTAACCAACCACTCGGAGGATGTCCAAGTTTATTTTGTCAGACTATAAAAACAAGCAAGAGTAGAGCAATATTCTTAGTTTACAAGACAACAAACTGAAGGAGCAAATAAGAGGTTGTGAGGCTGCGTGCAATGGGTAGTAGTACCTGAGCAGTGTAAGAGACGAGTGCAAACCGAAGAGCGTCCGCACCACATTCGGAAATACCATTTGGGAAGTCCTTCACTTGTCCTTCTTTGGCAACAACCAGCTCTTTCGGATCCAAGTTACCCTCTTCTAATCTCTTGTGAAGACCATCAAGAGTTACCCCGTTTATTACTTCAAGCGGATCAATGACGTTTCCAAGAGATTTTGACATCTTACGCCCATGTGCATCACGTATCATAGGATGCAAATAAACCTACAGAAA
Coding sequences within:
- the LOC106293233 gene encoding protein NRT1/ PTR FAMILY 8.3-like, with the protein product MGSVEEEQLLIEQGLIQEELKLYAEDGSVDINGNPPLKHRTGNWKACPFILGNECCERLAYYGIAINLITYLTAELHQGNVSAARNVTTWQGTCYITSLIGAVLADAYWGRYWTIASFSSIYFIGMSALTLSATVPYLKPSDCIGDFCPSPTTPQYLTFFLGLYLIALGTGGIKPCVSSFGADQFDDRDPNERVRKSSFFNWFYFCINTGAFGSFLLVLVQENIGWGLGFGIPTVFMGLAIISFFFGTPLYRFQKPKGSPITRICQVLVASFRKTNLKVPEDTTLLYETETQELIVASRKLEHTDDYKYLDKAAVLSLEEANSLEFFNPWSLCTVTHVEEVKILIRMLPIWASGIIFSSLYAQATTMFVQQGRAMNCNIGSFKIPPATLGVFDCITVLIWVPLYDRFNVPVTKLLTSSDNGFTVLQRMGIGLFISIFGIATAAVVEMVRLGMAETGTDASLTVFWQVPQIFIFGAAEVFYFVGQLEFFYGQSPDSMRSVCSALGLLANALGSYLSSLILTVVTYFTTKDGGDGWITDDLNEGHLDYFFWLLAGLSTLNALVYVFSAVNYKQKITS